The Deltaproteobacteria bacterium DNA window GTTCGGTGTTCCTTCTGGCGGGGACCTGCTGCCCGAACCGGGCTATTCCCGGGACGGGTTGCTTTGAGCTGCTTCTCTGTTTACCCCCTCCTGCATTACCTTCTGCACCCTCTCTACCAGCTCGTGTATCCGGCCCGTCCCGTATCCATCCGTTTCTATCGGCGAAAATATTTCAACTTCGATCGTCCCGGGGTTGATCCTGAAGGTGCCCTTCCTCATGATGTCACCGCTTCCCCTGATGGCTACCGGGACGATGGGAAATCCGCTGTGCAGGGCGATGTGAAAGCCTCCCTTCTTGAGGGGTAACAGGTCACCCGATTTGCTCCTCGTTCCTTCCGGGAATATCATGATCGATGCGTTGCCGGAAAGACGGGAGAGGGAGTTCTTGAGGCTCTCTATTGCCTGGGACCGGTTTCCCCGGTCCACCAGGATGTGGCCGATCGACTTTACCGCCCACCCAAAAAAGGGTACTTTTGCGAGTTCTTTCTTGTACACCCATCTCATCTGGTTGGGGAGGGCCATGGCCACGGCGGGAATGTCGAAGTAAGACACGTGGTTCGACATGAACACGTATTGCCCGTTCGGATCTATATTCTCGATTCCCTTGACCCGTAATTTGACGAAACAGGTCTTCAGGGAGAGCACACAGTATATCTTGGAAAGGCTGTAGGCTGTGTTCTGGATTCCCGGAATCCGGACGATGAGAACGAGCAACACGATTGCCGAGCCGATTACGAGGGTATAGAAGGCGATGAGAAGCGCCTGGACACACGTTACCAGAATCAATTGCTCTCTCCCCCCCCGCTTGCGAATTTACACAATGAGCGCAGCGGGCAGCTGTTGCACGCGGGTTCCTTCGGCCTGCAGACGCTCTTCCCGAGCCGGATGAGGCTTACGTGGAGTTGCTGCGCCAGGCCTTCCGTGATGCAGGGCTCAACGGCCCTCCGTATCTTTTCGGGCGTGTAGGTATGGGGTACCAGGCCCACGCGCTTTGCGATCCGCTGAATATGCGTGTCGACGGGGAAGGTCTTGCGGCCGAAACTGAACAGCATCACGATGGCAGCCGTTTTATCGCCGATCCCCCTGAATCCCGTGAGGTAGTCAATGGCCTCCTGGGTTGGCACGTCTTTCAAGAAGTCCAGGCTTATCTCCCCCCCCTGCCTTCTCATCCCGGCGAGAGCATCCCGAATCGCGGTGCTTTTCTGATTTGCCAGGCCGGCAACCCGTATCGCCGTGGCGATTTCCGCCGGGGGTGCCGCTGCGATCGCCTCATGGGTGGGAAACCGCTCTTTCAGGGAGGCGTATGCCCGGTCCCGCAGGGGTCCGTTGGTATTCTGGGAGAGGATGGTCCGGATGAGATTGTCCACCGGGTTTTCCCTGTTGCGCTTTGCTCTTCCGGGGGCGTTCCTGATCGAGAGCGCCTCCTCCATCTGCTCAATCTTTTTCTTCACGGCCCTTTTCCATGGAAATTGCAAGGAGGAGCCCTTCTTCCGTAAGCCTGACAGCGGGGGCGAGCTCCCAGTATTCGATGAGCCCCTTGGCCCGGAGGGACCTGACGGCGTCTTCCAGCTCGTGCCTCATGATCCCCGCCTCCTTATCGAGGCCCTTCATGTTGGGCGCTGCACCGGGGCCGAACTCTTTGTAGAAAAGGTAGAGCGCCTGCAGTACCCTTCGTTCCCATTCGTTCGACAGGGGGCTGTCCGCCGGTTTCCTTCTTTTCAGCTTTCCCGATCCTCCATGGTTGCGTCTGTGTGCTTTTTCATGTTCGCCACGATCTTCTCGAGGTTCCTGAGCTTCCGCCACCTCCTGATCGACCCGGGAACCATGGCGAGTATCCCCCCGATAAGCCCCAGGGTTACCGACGCCATTATCACGATGCTCTGCGATGTTTCCCAGACGAATTTCAGAAACCTTACCTGAAGGCTGTTCTGGTTTTGCAGTGCGAAAATTCCAACGCCGCCGATGACGATAAAGACGATCAATAGAGACAGTCTCATGATTTTCTCCCTTTGGAAATTGTTTTTTCGGGAGTGTGTGGTTCGCACATTTCCTTCGCGGGGTCAATCATCGAAGAAATACTTTTCCCGGTCCCTCTCCTTGCCGGGTTTCCTGAGGTTCATCATCTTCTCACGCAGCCCCTCGCATATGCCTTCCATGGGGCACTCTTCCTTGCATGGGTCTATGTGCGTGACCACGTGAGAATCTCCGAGCGAGTCTTCAATTTCCATTTCGAGGTGTTCCGCCAGGCTGTGGGCCTCATCCACCGTCGCGAGCCTGCAGACGACGAGGTGGAAATCTATGTGTTTCATGGAACCGGCGCTGCGCGTCCTCAGGGCGTGGACGTCCACGACCATGGGCCTGTGCCTGTCTATTATATCATTTATGACCTCCTTTACATCCTCGGGCAGTTCCCTGTCGAGGAGGTCGTCGAGCACCCCCTTTATGAGGGGGAACGTCGCCTGAATGATGAATATGCCAACGATGAGCCCGGCAAGGGAGTCGAACAGGGGGTTACCCGTTACCTTGACGAGCAGGAGGGCGATGAGGATGCCAGCACCGGAGTAGACATCCGTCTTGAAGTGCAGAGAGTCCGCCGTGAGGGCGGGAGATCCCGTTTCGCGCCCCGTGCGCTCGATTTTTCGTGCGACGATGAAGCTCACCACGATGGATAAAATCATCGTGCCGATCCCGGCCTCGGTTTGTCTCGGGCCCTGGCCCACGATGAAACGCCGGATCGATTCGTAGATTATCCAGGCACCGATGGCGTTGATGACGGCCACCTGGAATGCCGTTGCCAGCGCCTCTACCTTTCCATGGCCGTAAGGGTGCTCCTTGTCGGGAGGGGCGGCGGATTTTTTCACGGATACCAGGGTTACGGCGGACATGAAAATATCCCCTATGTTGTCTATCGCAGAGGAGAGGACGCCGAGGGACCCCGTGATGATAGCGACGACAAATTTTGCGATGGAGAGAAAAATGCCGGTCCCGAGCGACAGCGTTGCAGCCCTGATTTTCTTTGCCTCGTTTGCCTTTTTCCTGTCGATGTGAGTGGATCCCGTCCCTTCCACGTCCCTTACCACCTGTACGTCCTCACATCCTGGTACCTGGTTGCGATGTAGGTTATCACTGTCGACACGACGCTCACCGTTAGGGCCCCAAAAAGCGCTGTCAGGAATCCTTCGACGCTGAAACCGGGGATCATCCAGTCGACGACTTTGAGCATGAATGCGTTGATAAGGAGGGTAAAGAGGCCGAGGGAAAGGATGTTTATCGGCAGGGTGATGAGAAAGACGGCGGGCTTGATGAAGGCGTTGATGAGCCCGAGTATTATCGCCGCCAGGATACCGTCTCTCACGGAAGCAACGGTGATGCCCGAAAAGCCATAAGAAATGAGCATGATGGAGAAGAAGTTCCCCAGGAGCCTGAACAAAAAACTCTCGAAAATCATGTTTTCTCCACTTTTCTGCAGTCGTGTGTCGGGCTACCGTACATTATAGCCCAATTCTACTCTCCTTTCCCTGAAGAGGCTGGCCGGGGAGAGATACTTTTCCCCCGTTTCCTGAACAGAAGCGGAATGCCAATCAGGGGCAGGAGGCTCAGGGAGAAAAAGGTTACGTCGAAGCCCCCGTATTCAAGGACCATTCCGAGCGCCCCCGATCCTACCACCAGGCCGAGGTCGAAAGCGCCCGTAAAGAGGGCCATGCTTATTCCGCTGTTCTCGGTTCCCGCCTCGTCGACGATCAGCGCCGAGAGGGAGGGGAAGAGAAAACCGTGCCCGATCCCCGTGATGACCGATGCAACGATAAGGATCAGCGTGTCGTTGGAGAACATGAGAAGAGCCGTCCCCGATGCGAGCAGGGAGAGGGAAAGGATGGCGGAAACGTCCTTGTCCACGCTGTCGACCACCTTTCTCCAGACGGTGCGCGTCGAGATGACCGAGAGGGAGTAAAAGAGGAGGAAGATAAAAATCCCGTCGCTGGCCTCTTTGAAGAGAAAAAGAGGGAGGAAGGTGAAGATTCCGCCGAAGGTCGTGCCGAAAATCAGGGCGAGCAGGACGTAGACGAGGATATCCCTGCGGAGAACCTTCAGGACCCCGGAGGGGCCGATACCCGCCTTTTTCACCCGGTCTTTCATCCACAGGGCGGGGAGGGCGGAGGAAAAAGCCACGCATGCCCCCATGAGGAAGAGGGTGTTGAAGCTGAAGGCCGCGATTGTTGCCTCTCCGAGCCAGCCCCCGATGGCGGTGGGTATGAAGAAGGACAACCCGAAGACCCCCAGCGCTTCCGCCCGCCTCTCCTGCGGGGCGTGGGAGGCGATATGGGCGTAGGCGAAGGTGGCGAAAAATGAGTACCCAACGCCCTGGAAGATGCGGTAGAGGTAGAGCATCCCCGAGGGCGCCTGAACGAAGAACCAGGGGAGCGTGGACAGGGAGGCTATGATCGAGCCGCCGATTATGAAACGGACCTTGTTTGTCCTGTCGGCAAGCCAACCCCCCAGGGGTTTGAAGGCAACGGATACGAAGGTTCCCGTGGCCATGACGAATCCGATCCGGGAGGGGCTGAGCCCGATGCTGTCGAGAAAGGGCGGCATGAAGATGAATATCGTCGCGTAGAGGGAGTAGAGGAAATTGGACGCGTTCAGGAGAACATAGTCTCCCGTATAGACGGAACTGTTCCTGCTCATGGGCCGTTGTGAAACGGTTTGAATTCCGGTAATTCGGTATACCACATAATGAGAGACAAAAATACACAGCAAGTTTCATAATTCCGCACACATGGGACCATAAGCCGGCTGCCGGAATGGTACGGAGGGTGGGGACGCCTTTCTGTTCGCGGGCTTTCCCTCCTCATGCGGTGCAGTTGAAGCCTTGCCTTTTTCGCCCAGTTCAAAAATAATAGGTGTAAAGGTTTCCCCAGGGAAGGGCCGGTCATGATTTCGGTAGGGATTGCACAGCTGAATCAGGTGGTGGGTGATTTCACGGGCAACAGCGAGAGGATTGTGCGCAACATTCGGGCGGCCAAATTCCGGGGCGCCGATATCGTCCTCTTTCCCGAGCTCGCCGTTACCGGATACCCGCCGGAAGACCTTCTCCTCAGGCCGGACTTCGTGGAGGAATCGGAGCGGGCCATACGGGACATTGCGGCCGAGACGCAGGACATCCTCGCCGTGGTTGGTTTTGTCCGCAGGGAGGAGCACATCTACAATTCGGCCGCCCTCATCCACAGGGGGAGGATTCACGCCTGCTACGACAAGATGTATCTTCCCAATTACGGCGTCTTCGACGAGAACAGGTACTTTTGCGCCGGCAGGCAACCGCTCGTTTTTTCCTTCCGCGGGGCCAGGATCGGCGTGACCATATGCGAGGACATCTGGCATCCTGACGGGCCGCACGTTGTAGAGGCCGCAGCGGGTGCGGAGATCATCGTGAACATTTCGGCTTCGCCCTATCATTTCGGAAAATGGGAGCAGCGGGAAAAGATGATTTCCACACGGGCGGCCGACACGAAGACCTTTTTCGCCTGGTGCAACATGAGCGGCGGCCAGGACGAGCTGGTGTTTGACGGTGCAAGCATCTTCGTGAACGAAAAGGGCGAGGTGGTGGGGCGCCTCCCCCTCTTCGAGGAAGCCCTGGAAGTTCACACCGTCGAAACTACCGGCGTTTTCCGGGGCAGGCTGCACGACCCCCGGATGCGGGAGGAAGAAAAGAGGATGCGTCTTGCCGGCGAGATTCCGCGCACCGTTGATATTCCCGAGGTGAGGAAATCAAGGAGAAGGAAAAAAACCCGGATGGCCGGCTCTGCAGAGCGCCCCGTTTTGGAGAGGGAGATATTTGACGCCCTCGTCACGGGGACCCGGGATTATGTCAGGAAAAACGGGTTCAAGAAGGCGGTCATCGGCCTCTCGGGGGGAATAGACTCTTCACTCGTTGCCTGCGTGGCCGTGCAGGCTCTCGGGAGGCGAAACGTTATCGGTGTATCCATGCCCTCGGCCGTATCTTTACCCGAGAGCGCGGACGACGCGAGAGAGCTGGCACGGAACCTGGGGATAAAATTTCACCTCCTCCCGATAGAGGGTCTCTTCAACGGTTTCGTCACGGCCCTCGATCCCCTCTTTGCCGGCAGGAAACGGGACGTTACGGAGGAGAACCTCCAGGCAAGAATACGGGGCATGATCCTCATGTCCCTCTCCAACAAGTTTCACCACCTCGTCCTCACCACGGGGAACAAGAGCGAGTTGAGCGTTGGCTACGCGACACTCTACGGCGATATGGCAGGCGGCTTTGCCGTGATAAAAGACGTCTACAAGACGATGGTGTACCGGGTCGCACGCCATTATAACGAAGAGATGAAAAAGAAGGTGATTCCCGAACGGGTATTTGCCAAGGAGCCGTCGGCCGAGCTTCGGCCGGGGCAGAAAGACTCCGACTCACTGCCGCCCTACGAAGTTCTGGATCCCATCCTGATGGAATATATCGAGGAGGACTGCGGGATCGACGAGATCGCGCGGCGGGGATTTCCCCTGGCGACGGTAAAAAAGGTCGTGGCCATGGTGGACAGAAACGAGTACAAGAGACGGCAGTCCCCTCCCGGTGTGCGGATTTCTCAACGGGGCCTCGGAAAGGACCGGCGCATGCCCATCACGAACCGGTTCATCAAAAAAGAGAGAGAATTAAAGAGCCCGCCGCCAAACCCGGATAGCAGCCCCAAATGATCAGCCGGTATTCCGCAATCCGCGTTCCGCATTTCCATGAACTGTAAACTGTGCNNNNNNNNNNNNNNNNNNNNNNNNNNNNNNNNNNNNNNNNNNNNNNNNNNNNNNNNNNNNNNNNNNNNNNNNNNNNNNNNNNNNNNNNNNNNNNNNNNNNNNNNNNNNNNNNNNNNNNNNGTTTCTCGTTTCTCGTTCAACCGGAAACCGTAAACCGTTAACTGTTAACTGTTTTCATTCCGCATTCCGCATTCCGAATTACCGTCTGGCAGCACACCCGCTTTCCCCTCCCCTTTTAGCCTTGATACTCCGGGCTCCCGTTTCCTGTCTCCACCATGATGGTCCGGTACCGCCTGACCCGCACCATCCCCGGCCTCTGGCCGGGAATCTTGCTCACGTCCTTTGCGTCCGCCACGAAGATCTCCACTTTGCCGTCCCGGGCCCCGCCGCTTCTCCTGGCGGCTTCCGCCCCGAAGGTGCGGATCAGCCCGGGGGGTATTTCCCCGGATCGCGGCTTCTTGATGAGCACGTGGCTTCCCGGGTGATGCCTGGCGTGCAGCCACAGGTCCCCGGGCCTTGCGATGCTCTTTACGATGTGGTCGTTTCCCCTGTTGTTCTTGCCGATGTAAACGGTGAACTCCTCTACCTGCTTTTTCTCCACGTGCGCGGCGGAAGATTCCCTTTTTCCCTTTCTCTCTCTTTTCTTCTCCTTCCGGGCCCTCCGTCTCATGTATCCCGATTCGGTCATCTCCCTCTCCAGGTGCGAGAGGTCATCGATGGTCTGCGCTTTCTCCACATAGTACTGGATGCCGTTCAGATATCTGATTTCCTCCTCTATCCGGGGCAGCAATCCCGTCTTCATCGATATCCCCCGCTGCCCCTTCTTGTAGAGCCGGAAATACCGGTTCATGTTCTCCACGGGCGAAAGGGACGGGTCGAGCTCTATCACCACCCGCCGGGGAGGCGTTGTCGAAAAATCCGGCGCGGAAAGCTCCTTCTGCCCCTTTTTCATGATGTGGAGGGATTGCTTCAAAAGCTCACCCTTGACGCCGAACTCTTTCAGTGACTCCAGCTTCAGGATGTCCTCGTTGACCCTCTCTTTCTTTTTCTCCTCCCTTTTTTTTCTCTTGCGGAGGACCGTTAAGAGCTTGTTTTTCATTGAGAGAAACTGCTCCCGCAGGTAGGAGGCGTGAAAAAAGGTATCCGCCGCTTCGTTGGCAGAGTCGAAATACTCTATTTCCCCCGGGACCACCGCCCCGGCGATAACGGGAAGGAGGGTTGTCCTGTCTCTATTCTCCCTCCTCAAGCCCACCCGGTAGCTTCCCTCCCTGTAGGCGCGGATGATTTCTCCGAAAGCGTCGAGCAGCGCCTTTCCGTCCGCATCCCCGCCAGGAGCGACCTGGGATGCTATCTCTTTGGAGATCCCGTAAACGCCTCTCATAATTGCCTGGGGGATGCCGTCCCAGCTGTCGGTAAGAATCTGCCGGCACGTTTCGATGGTCACGCCGGGAAGGAAGGTCTTGGGAAGGGGGGGGAGAGGGCGGTAGGAGATCCCCGAGGCGATCTCCCGGACGCTGGTATCTCTTTCCGTGACGATGTTGAGGGCGTTCAGGATAATCCCGCTTTCATCGAGAAGGATTATGTTCGCGTGCCTTCCGAACAGCTCGGCCACGAGGCGGTGATGTTGTGGCTCGCCATCTTCGCCCCTTGCCTGAAACATCACCGTGAAGGCGCGTTCGAATTCGGTCAGCTCGATGTCCCTGATGCGGGCCCCGCTCAGGTGCTTCCTGAGTGCCTGGCAAAACCTGGGCGGTGACAGGGGATTTTTGAGCTCCTTCCCGGTTATGTGGGCCGAGCAGAGGTGGGGGTGTGCCGAGATCAGGAGGCGGTTGCCGCCCCCGGGCTTCCAGAGCTCGAGGAGAATTTCCCTTTTGCCCGGCTGGTAGACCTTCGACACGAGAGATCCGGGCAGTTTCTCCCTGAGTTCGTCGATAATTTTCTTCAGCACGAAAGAATCCATTTATTTTTCCCCGTCCGTTGGGGTAAGTTTATTGTATGCCCCGTGTCTTGGAAAAGCAAAGGAGAGCGTAGCGATGCCGCTTGCCTCTCTCTCCGGGCTCACGATCTACTACGAGACATACGGCGACGGGATGGATCGGAGCCTGGTCATGATAAACGGTCTCGGCTCCGATCACCGGGAGTGGCTCTACCAGGTCCCCGCCTTCCGGCAGCACTTTCGGGCTGTCCTCTTTGATAACAGGGGTTGTGGGATAAGCGATGTGCCCCCCGGGCCCTACACGACGGACCAGATGGCGGGGGATGTCCGGGACCTTCTCGCCTATCTCGGGATAGAGAGGGCAAGCCTCCTCGGCGTGTCGATGGGGGGATTGATAGCCCAGAAGGTGGCCATCCTCTACCCGGAAGTGGTTGACCGGCTCGTTCTGGCCTGCACGGGTGTTGGAGGGGAGCACTCGGTCAAGCCATCCCCTGCGGCCATGGAAGTTTTCCGGTCCTACAACGAGAGTGACCCGGAGGGATCGCTCAGGGACATGCTCCCGTACCTCTACACCCCTGGCTTCATCGAACGAAATGATCCCGAGGTGGATCGCTTCATCCGCTATGCCCTCGACAGGAAGCAGAATGTAAAAGGGTATATGGCACAGCTTGCAGCGATCTCTACTCACGCCACCTATCACGATCTTTCCCGGATCCGGGCGCAGACCCTCGTCATAACCGGGGATGCGGACAGGCTGATTTTGCCTGAGAACTCCGAGATACTCGCGGCGAACATCCCCGGGGCGAGCCTGGAATTCCTCGCGGGTGCCCCCCACCGGCTTTTCGCCGAGAGGTGGGAGGAGTTCAACGAGAAGGTGCTTGCCTTCCTTACCGGATAAAATAACGGGGCCCTCTCAAGGCGGCACGAAAAAGGGTCGAAAGAAAAGGAGGGTGTCGAACAACTCTCATCGATCAGGGGGTGTATCGAATGAAAGAGGATCGCGTGGGAAATGAAACGTGGCGTGTCTTCAGGATCATGAGCGAATTCGTGGAAGGGTTCGAGTCTTTGCGCAACGTGGGGCCGGCTGTTTCGATATTTGGCAGTTCCCGGATGAAGAGCAGGGATCCCTACTATAAAAAGACGGTGAAAATAGCGGAACTGCTCTCGAAAAGGGGCTTCGCGATCATCTCCGGCGGCGGCCCCGGCATAATGGAGGCGGCGAACAAGGGTGCGAGCAGGGGAAAGGGCCTGTCGATAGGGCTCAACATCGAAATCCCGATCGAGCAGGCGCAAAACACGTATCAGAACAAATCCCTTCACTTCAAGCACTTTTTCGCGAGAAAGGTCATGTTCGTGAAATACGCCGTGGGATACGTCATCATGCCGGGAGGGTTCGGGACCCTCGATGAGTTTTTCGAGTCCCTTACCCTGATGCAGACGGAGAAGATAGACAGGTTTCCCGTCGTGGTCGTGGGTACCGATTACTGGAGGGGCCTGCTGAAGTGGATGAGGAAGACGATGGTGGAGGCGGGGACCGTCGTGAAAGAGGATCTCGACCTTTTCCACGTCACGGACGACCCCGTGAAGGTGGCGGATATCATCGAGAAGAGCTACGAGGAGAGGAACTCCTTCAAGGAAATCCGCCTGTGGGGCATCCCCCTCGAGGGGATAACACCNNNNNNNNNNNNNNNNNNNNNNNNNNNNNNNNNGTTCTGGTCATGCTTTTCGCTTTCCTTAACGAACCGGTTGAATCGAAGGGAAGTTGGCTTGATGGCGAAAAAGATAATCATGTATTCGACGAGCTGGTGTCCCGACTGCCGGGCTGCAAAGAAATTTCTCCAGTCAAAGGGGATCGAGTACGAGGAGGTTGACATCGAAAAGCAGCCCGATGCGGCAGCCGTGGTGATGAAGCTCAACGACGGCATGAAGGTGGTGCCAACCCTGGACATCGAGGGGCACACGGTCATCGGGGACAATTTCAATCCCCTTACGTTCGAGAAGGACCTGAGAGAAGCGGGTGTGCTCTAAACGCCTTCTCTCAGACGGGAATAACGGTGCGCTTCTCCCCCGGACATCGCCCGGGCGCCTGTCGGCGTGAAAACTCCAGACAAGAGAAGGGTCAGGATTTTTTTGACGTCTTGCCGTAGAACAGCGTCAGGTTCTGCGTGATATCCTTGCTTTTGCACGCGGGGCAGCGAGCCAGTTTCCCCTCTTCGAACTCTCTGAACGAGAGCACGAGCTCGAACTCGTTTTTACACTTGTTACAGGTGTAAGAGTAGGTAGGCATACGGTTTCCCCTCCCCTGAGTGGTTGCAGCCAGTGCACCGCTCAGACGATCTTCCCGGATTTCATTATAGCAGAGTGGGGAAATTCATCAAGCAGTTGTTGCCCTGCCTGTTAAACGTACGGTTAATCACAGGGGAAATCCCCGCGCTTTCCGTCCGCCGACGGGGCTAAGTATAAAATACTGATTCTTAAGTCTATTTAAAATGAAAAGTCCGGCGGGGGGGCCGGACTTTTCTGGGAGGAGGGGGGAGGGATTGAGATCCCTCCCGTCTTTCTTGGGGAACTACTCCTTATTCTATAACTGTTTATCTGGTTTGTAAAGGAAAAATTCATATGCCACAAAAGATAATTAAATGATTGATTAACGAGGCCCCCATTGAAGGCGAAAGGGCAGGTTCGCCCGGCAAGCCCCGGACGGGAAGGAATGGATTAAAAAAGTGGTGAAAAAGATTATGCATTTCGTTCGAAGATGGCATCTTAAAAAGTGGGAGCGCTCTTTCCGTATCGGATATATGATAAATATTTTATAATGGTGAATACTCATGGGGATAGCAGAGGAGGTGCATGATGCGTGTCTTTGTGGCGGGGGGGACCGGATTTATCGGGGGCCATCTCGTGAAAAAGCTAAAAGACGACGGGCACGATGTCCGGATGCTCGTTCGGAAGGGTTCGGTGCACCGGATTCCCCGGGAGGTAAGGGATCACGTCGAGCGGGTCGAGGGGGATGCCTTCGACGTGGGTGAGCTGCTTCAGGGGGTTGCCGGGTGCGATGCCGTTATCAATCTTATCGGTATCATACGGGATTTCCCCTCCAGGGGGGTGACCTTCGAGAAACTGCACTTCAACGCCACGAAGAATATCGCCGATGCCGCGCGGGAAAAGGGGGTCAGTCGCTTTGTCCAGATGAGCGCGCTCGGTGCCGACTGGGATGAGAAGACGGAATACTTCCGCACCAAGTGGAAGGCGGACCAGTACCTGATCGACCGCGATTTTCACTACACGATCTTTCGGCCCTCCGTCGTTTTCGGCGATGGAGACGGATTCGTAAGTACCCTGGTGTCGCTCATAAAACAGTCACCCTTCGCGGTCATACCCGGGGATGGCACGTACCCCCTCCAGCCGGTTTTCGTGGGTGACGTGGTGACGGCTTTCTCCCGGGCGCTGGTTACGGAGGAGGCGGTCAACAGGGTGTATACCGTGACGGGCCCCGAGGTTTTCACCTACAGGGAAATACTGGCAGAGATCCTCCGTGCCATGGGAAAGCGGCGCCGTTCGATCAACCTTCCCCTTCCCCTGATAAACCC harbors:
- a CDS encoding 1-acylglycerol-3-phosphate O-acyltransferase; its protein translation is MILVTCVQALLIAFYTLVIGSAIVLLVLIVRIPGIQNTAYSLSKIYCVLSLKTCFVKLRVKGIENIDPNGQYVFMSNHVSYFDIPAVAMALPNQMRWVYKKELAKVPFFGWAVKSIGHILVDRGNRSQAIESLKNSLSRLSGNASIMIFPEGTRSKSGDLLPLKKGGFHIALHSGFPIVPVAIRGSGDIMRKGTFRINPGTIEVEIFSPIETDGYGTGRIHELVERVQKVMQEGVNREAAQSNPSRE
- a CDS encoding endonuclease III → MKKKIEQMEEALSIRNAPGRAKRNRENPVDNLIRTILSQNTNGPLRDRAYASLKERFPTHEAIAAAPPAEIATAIRVAGLANQKSTAIRDALAGMRRQGGEISLDFLKDVPTQEAIDYLTGFRGIGDKTAAIVMLFSFGRKTFPVDTHIQRIAKRVGLVPHTYTPEKIRRAVEPCITEGLAQQLHVSLIRLGKSVCRPKEPACNSCPLRSLCKFASGGGESN
- a CDS encoding DUF1049 domain-containing protein, yielding MRLSLLIVFIVIGGVGIFALQNQNSLQVRFLKFVWETSQSIVIMASVTLGLIGGILAMVPGSIRRWRKLRNLEKIVANMKKHTDATMEDRES
- a CDS encoding cation diffusion facilitator family transporter — protein: MVRDVEGTGSTHIDRKKANEAKKIRAATLSLGTGIFLSIAKFVVAIITGSLGVLSSAIDNIGDIFMSAVTLVSVKKSAAPPDKEHPYGHGKVEALATAFQVAVINAIGAWIIYESIRRFIVGQGPRQTEAGIGTMILSIVVSFIVARKIERTGRETGSPALTADSLHFKTDVYSGAGILIALLLVKVTGNPLFDSLAGLIVGIFIIQATFPLIKGVLDDLLDRELPEDVKEVINDIIDRHRPMVVDVHALRTRSAGSMKHIDFHLVVCRLATVDEAHSLAEHLEMEIEDSLGDSHVVTHIDPCKEECPMEGICEGLREKMMNLRKPGKERDREKYFFDD
- a CDS encoding phage holin family protein, producing MIFESFLFRLLGNFFSIMLISYGFSGITVASVRDGILAAIILGLINAFIKPAVFLITLPINILSLGLFTLLINAFMLKVVDWMIPGFSVEGFLTALFGALTVSVVSTVITYIATRYQDVRTYRW
- a CDS encoding MFS transporter; amino-acid sequence: MSRNSSVYTGDYVLLNASNFLYSLYATIFIFMPPFLDSIGLSPSRIGFVMATGTFVSVAFKPLGGWLADRTNKVRFIIGGSIIASLSTLPWFFVQAPSGMLYLYRIFQGVGYSFFATFAYAHIASHAPQERRAEALGVFGLSFFIPTAIGGWLGEATIAAFSFNTLFLMGACVAFSSALPALWMKDRVKKAGIGPSGVLKVLRRDILVYVLLALIFGTTFGGIFTFLPLFLFKEASDGIFIFLLFYSLSVISTRTVWRKVVDSVDKDVSAILSLSLLASGTALLMFSNDTLILIVASVITGIGHGFLFPSLSALIVDEAGTENSGISMALFTGAFDLGLVVGSGALGMVLEYGGFDVTFFSLSLLPLIGIPLLFRKRGKSISPRPASSGKGE
- a CDS encoding NAD+ synthase — translated: MISVGIAQLNQVVGDFTGNSERIVRNIRAAKFRGADIVLFPELAVTGYPPEDLLLRPDFVEESERAIRDIAAETQDILAVVGFVRREEHIYNSAALIHRGRIHACYDKMYLPNYGVFDENRYFCAGRQPLVFSFRGARIGVTICEDIWHPDGPHVVEAAAGAEIIVNISASPYHFGKWEQREKMISTRAADTKTFFAWCNMSGGQDELVFDGASIFVNEKGEVVGRLPLFEEALEVHTVETTGVFRGRLHDPRMREEEKRMRLAGEIPRTVDIPEVRKSRRRKKTRMAGSAERPVLEREIFDALVTGTRDYVRKNGFKKAVIGLSGGIDSSLVACVAVQALGRRNVIGVSMPSAVSLPESADDARELARNLGIKFHLLPIEGLFNGFVTALDPLFAGRKRDVTEENLQARIRGMILMSLSNKFHHLVLTTGNKSELSVGYATLYGDMAGGFAVIKDVYKTMVYRVARHYNEEMKKKVIPERVFAKEPSAELRPGQKDSDSLPPYEVLDPILMEYIEEDCGIDEIARRGFPLATVKKVVAMVDRNEYKRRQSPPGVRISQRGLGKDRRMPITNRFIKKERELKSPPPNPDSSPK
- a CDS encoding DUF814 domain-containing protein; amino-acid sequence: MDSFVLKKIIDELREKLPGSLVSKVYQPGKREILLELWKPGGGNRLLISAHPHLCSAHITGKELKNPLSPPRFCQALRKHLSGARIRDIELTEFERAFTVMFQARGEDGEPQHHRLVAELFGRHANIILLDESGIILNALNIVTERDTSVREIASGISYRPLPPLPKTFLPGVTIETCRQILTDSWDGIPQAIMRGVYGISKEIASQVAPGGDADGKALLDAFGEIIRAYREGSYRVGLRRENRDRTTLLPVIAGAVVPGEIEYFDSANEAADTFFHASYLREQFLSMKNKLLTVLRKRKKREEKKKERVNEDILKLESLKEFGVKGELLKQSLHIMKKGQKELSAPDFSTTPPRRVVIELDPSLSPVENMNRYFRLYKKGQRGISMKTGLLPRIEEEIRYLNGIQYYVEKAQTIDDLSHLEREMTESGYMRRRARKEKKRERKGKRESSAAHVEKKQVEEFTVYIGKNNRGNDHIVKSIARPGDLWLHARHHPGSHVLIKKPRSGEIPPGLIRTFGAEAARRSGGARDGKVEIFVADAKDVSKIPGQRPGMVRVRRYRTIMVETGNGSPEYQG
- a CDS encoding alpha/beta fold hydrolase; translation: MPLASLSGLTIYYETYGDGMDRSLVMINGLGSDHREWLYQVPAFRQHFRAVLFDNRGCGISDVPPGPYTTDQMAGDVRDLLAYLGIERASLLGVSMGGLIAQKVAILYPEVVDRLVLACTGVGGEHSVKPSPAAMEVFRSYNESDPEGSLRDMLPYLYTPGFIERNDPEVDRFIRYALDRKQNVKGYMAQLAAISTHATYHDLSRIRAQTLVITGDADRLILPENSEILAANIPGASLEFLAGAPHRLFAERWEEFNEKVLAFLTG
- a CDS encoding TIGR00730 family Rossman fold protein; its protein translation is MKEDRVGNETWRVFRIMSEFVEGFESLRNVGPAVSIFGSSRMKSRDPYYKKTVKIAELLSKRGFAIISGGGPGIMEAANKGASRGKGLSIGLNIEIPIEQAQNTYQNKSLHFKHFFARKVMFVKYAVGYVIMPGGFGTLDEFFESLTLMQTEKIDRFPVVVVGTDYWRGLLKWMRKTMVEAGTVVKEDLDLFHVTDDPVKVADIIEKSYEERNSFKEIRLWGIPLEGITP
- a CDS encoding NrdH-redoxin, which gives rise to MAKKIIMYSTSWCPDCRAAKKFLQSKGIEYEEVDIEKQPDAAAVVMKLNDGMKVVPTLDIEGHTVIGDNFNPLTFEKDLREAGVL